The following is a genomic window from Rutidosis leptorrhynchoides isolate AG116_Rl617_1_P2 chromosome 8, CSIRO_AGI_Rlap_v1, whole genome shotgun sequence.
ATTTATTTCACAGAATCCTCCTCTCATAAACACAAACACAAAATAGTCCAACCAAAAAATAATGGATGTTTCttcttattatcatatcattatcgcTACACTAGCTTTATTTATATCCGGTTCATTTTTATGGTTCAAACATAATTCAACATCGAACCGGGCCAACCTCCCGCCCGGGCCGCCGGGCTGGCCTATGGTTGGAAATTTATTCCAAGTGGCCGGGTCAGGAAAACAGTTTTTTCACTACGTTAGAGACCTTTTGCCGTTGTACGGACCCATTTTTACTCTTAGAATGGGCTCTCGTACAATGATTATATTATCCAGTGCTGATTTGGCATATGAAGCATTAATTGAAAAGGGTACTATTTTCGCTACCCGACCTGCGGAAAACCCGACCCGGAGTATTTTTAGTTGCAACAAGTTTACAGTTAACGCTTCGGTGTACGGTCCGGTTTGGCGATCGTTGAGAAGAAACATGGTTCAAAACGCGCTTAGTGTGAGTAAATTACGCACGTTTCGGCACGTGCGGGATACTGCGATGGACAAACTTGTGGAGCGTTTGAAGACGGAAGCAGCTGCTAATAACGGCGTCGTTTGGGTGTTAAAAAACACGCGATTCGCGGTGTTTTGCATACTTTTAGCCATGTGTTTCGGTGTCGAAATGGATGAAAAAACCATTCAAGAGATCGATAATATGATGAAGACAGTTTTGATCACGTTAGATCCTCGCATCGACGATTTCATGCCGTTGTTACGACCGTTTTTTTCGAAGCAACGGAAGCGTGCAGTCGAGGTGCGAGAACAGCAGATAAAATTGTTGGAGCCTTTTATTGAAAAAAGACGATCCGCGGTTAAAAACCCGGGTTCGGATCCGACGGCTGCAGAGTTTTCGTACATCGACACGTTGTTTGATCTAACGGTCGAGGGACGAAAACACCCGCCAACGAATCCAGAGATTGTTTCGTTGTGTTCTGAGTTTCTAAACGGTGGTACTGATACCACCGCTACTGCAGTGGAGTGGGCCATCGCGAGGTTTATTGAAAACCCAAGTATTCAAACAAAGCTTTACGAAGAGATCAAGGCAACATTGGGCGATAAACGGGTCGACGAGAAAGATGTAGAGAATATGCCGTACCTAAACGCTGTCGTAAAAGAGTTGTTACGAAAACACCCTCCGACTTATTTCGCGCTAACCCATTCAGTAACTGAACCCGTAAAGTTAGGCGGGTATGATATACCCGTGGGTACAAATGTTGAGTTTTTTACACCAGCGATAGCGGAGGATCCGAAACTTTGGACCAACCCGAAGAAATTTGACCCGGACCGGTTTATAACCGGCGGAGAGGATGCGGATATAACCGGGGTGACCGGGGTCAAGATGATGCCGTTTGGGGTGGGCCGTAGGATCTGTCCGGGGCTCGGTATGGCTACGGTCCATGTGAATTTGATGATAGCCCGAATGGTTCAAGAATTTGAATGGAGCTCCTACTCGAAAAAGACTAAGGTGGATTTCACTGAGAAATTGGAGTTCACGGTTGTGATGAAAAATAGTCTCAGAGCTATGATTAAACCAAGAGTATGAAAATTGATATCTTTAATGTTTAAAGAGTTTAAACGATAATTGAACAAATATTATATTTGTATCCGTGTTAAATTGTGGATCCAACCTCGGATCAAGATCCATATATGATGTAGGAATCTTAGGCATTTAAGTACGTATGGTGTTTTTAacgttttaaatgtttttgcaaacaTAATACCATAGATAATGGTGACTGTGACGTGGAGTGGTAGAGTTGCAATTTTTGGGGAAAAACTGTGACTGGTCCATGACATTTTGGGGGGAGTTGTAATGGGGGGCTTTTGTAAGGGCGTTTGTGGGTGATGTGTCAAAATATGATTGGAGGTTGGGTTAAAAAGTGGTGAAAAaagtagaaaaaaattaaaaacaaaaaacaaaaaatcaCAAACGCACATTTTTATGCCCGTGTTAGTTTGACAAATGCCCCAACACAAACGCCCACAAACGCCCCATTCCGGGCGTTTGTGGGCGGATTCAAGGCAACAAACGCTGCAATATATGTGGTCTAAGTATCATGTGACTTtaagtttctgagagtttttaatTTATCGTTATTGTTATGTTATTTCCTTTATATTATGCACTATTTAGTAATTAGTAgagtaattaatatataattaatttatgcaAATTTgactagttaaaaaaaaaaaagagaaagatagaagagtattaatttttaatgaattctcatttcttttttttctttttttctttttttttttttaatattattcgttattttaataataaaaaataattttaaataaaggAATAACGTTTGAGAGAGGTTGTAATGACCATGACAAATATTTTTGGCTTGGACCACTTTGATTTGGCTACCACTTTATTGTCCTAGTTAAACACGTTATGGTGGTTAGTGTTGTTTGGGGGATCATTTCATCGGTCAAAAGTCAACCCATAGTTCTTACACTCTTTTTATAATTACACTCTTTTTATAAGTACACGAGTGATCCAGTTTCAGTGTTTTGTTCTGTCTATTTAAGAAACATTAAAAGTGAAAAAAAATAGATGAGCAGATGTTAGTGTTTCTGTTCAGTGCTCTTCTGTTAAAACAAAGCTTAAAACTTATTTTCAACCAATATGAAAAAAAGGAAAAAAGTTGCCGTCGCGGAGTGGGAAACTGCTAGAAGAATATGGTCCAATTGATGATTTGATTTCAATAAATAAGGGGTATATATGCCCCAATGGTTACACGGTTATTCCCTAAACTATAGCAACTAAATCTTTTAATTGTGGATGAGATATACAACAATCAATTAAATAACTACAAGATAAAGTCTATAATAAATACAAGATCAATTCCGAGTAAAACTCTATTACTCCCCCGCAGTCGAAGCCGTCGGTAAAGAGACGCGAAGACTGGAACGAAATTCATCAAATAGTAACCAGGGAAGACCAGGGAAGACCTTTGGTGAAAATATCCGCAATTTGATAACGAGTCGGGACATGCAATACACGAACTTGTCCTTTGGCCACTTTCTCCCGAACGAAATGAATATTCATTTCAATGTGCTTAGTACGTTGATGATTAACCGGATTGCCCGAGAGATAAATGGCGCTCATATTATCACAAAAAACAAGTGTAGCTTTAGTAATTGGACAATACAATTCAAGGAGAAGATTGCGTAACCAACATGATTCGGCAACAACATTAGCTACACCACGATACTCGGCCTCAGCACTTGAGcggtgaaatgccccgtcctaatccatccggacaaagtccacatcgattacaaacgattcacaatagttgattacatcgcgaggttcttgacctctatatgatacattttacaaacattgcattcgttttgaaaagaaaaacttccttacatcgaaaattgacgatatgcataccatttcataatatatctaattataattatcttaataataatcttgatgaactcgacgactcgaatgcaacgtcttttgaaatatgtcatgaatgactccaagtaatatctttaaagtgcgcaaatgcacagcggaagatttctttcatacctgagaataaacatgctttaaagtgtcaaccaaaaggttggtgagttcattagtttaacataaataatcatttcatgattttaatagaccacaagatttcatatttccatttctcataaacatacgtcccatacatagagacaaaaatatcattcatatggattgaacacctggtaatcgacattcacaatatgcatataagaatatccccatcattccgggatcctccatcggacatgatataaatttcgaagtactaaagcatccggtactttggatggggttcgtcaggcccaatagatctatctttaggattcgcgtcaattagggtgtctgttccctaattcttagattaccagactataaagggacatattcagtttaataatccaaccatagaatgtagtttcaatcacttgtgtctatttggtaaaatatttataaaagcagcgcatgtattctcagtcccaaaaatatatattgcaaaagcatttaaaaaggaagcaaatgaaactcaccatactgtattttgtagtaaaaatacataggacgacattgaacaggtatagggttggcctcagattcacgaacctatatcatttgtatatatattaatacacataatcgtagtcaaataagtttatatatattattattattattattattattattaatcatacttgttatattatgttttatatagatacatttattatatttacattatatatttatatcattaatGTTCATTATAACATATTGATAATCctaatttatattaaggtttatgtataaataacaacatatatatatttatatattaattgatatattttatatatattttagttaatatcattttaactaaaaagaaaaatatagtgatatgtaatattaatattatcgtaaTGTATTTTCCTAAAAAATATCTATTCACAATAATACTAACATGATAAGAATGATaactaatgatagtaatgataataaaaataatagtgctAAATTTTCTAATTTCGTAACTAAGGTTCTTATAACTTACTTTCATAACCATTTTCGTAATTTTTGCCCtatcaacttttattaaaattttataatatgaatgttattagtatgtttccaaataataataataataataataataataataataataataataataataataataataataataataataataataataataataataataataatagtaataataataataataataataatattaataataataatagtaataataataataataataataataataataataataataataataataataataataataataataataataataataataataataataataataataaataaaataaaatagctaCCTCAATATACCAAGCCTTAAAAAAAAATTAACGCCTTTGCCAAGgcttgaactcaagacctctcgttcaaACATCCAACCCTCTAACCATTACTCTgacttgtttttctgatttaaatcacGAACCAACCCTATATAACTCGTTTAATTATCTGTTTCctcttctctctttttttttttttagataacaaACCAAGTATGAAGTGGGCTTCGGCCCATGCTGCATCACCAACCCAAGAAGAATAGCCCGAAGCAAAATAATTTATGTGGGTTTGGGGTTTTGAAATGTTCGTACGTCAGTAGAAgtttaaacaaaaaaaataataataaaacgtgGTAATCTATTTGAAGCGTGTCGGCCACaatcgaaaagaaagaaaatatattaCGCAAAAATCATCACAGCTCATCATCATTATTTTCATTGTTATCCATCATATAATATTGTGATTCCATAATCACAGAATCATCATTCTTATATTTCGCGTTTTTTAAATCAAATAGAATCAGAAGAAAAATCGTACACTAGCAGGTTTAAACAAGTTGGGGTTTAATCAATTTGTTTTCAGTTCTTGGTGGCGTCTTAGCTGAATATAAAATAGAGGATAACAACAGTAAAAGCATTCATATGAGTAAGAAGATGGCTGCAAGAAACCATAATTGTAGTAGGTTTGGTGGTATTcaaatatatacaagaaatatgaaCGATCATAGTAAGTGGGTTTGATTTAAAGGAAGGTGATGGTGTTAGTGTTACTTGACCAAAATCAGAAACAGAAGAGTATAGCAGTATGGTAGTAGTTTAATGATGTTAGTCGTTTGTTACAGGTTCTTCGCGttcaaaatagaaaaaaaaaataaggtgGTGATTAATATAGTTGAATTGGTGGCGGTTTATGGTAGTAGTTGCAAATAGTTCGAACACAAGGTGATGGGTAGAGGGGTGTCCATGATAATGAAACAGAGATCGGAGGTGGTGAGGATATCGATCAAACAAGTGGTTGTATTGTTTTGGTTTTTGAAGTCTAAGGAACAAAAGCAATTGCAAGTGATATACTTGGTTAGTTCCAATTAAACGAAAGAAGGATTTGAGAaggagaaaaataaataaataaataaaatatatatataaagatggatTTGATCAATACCAGAGTAACAGTAGGAGTAACTGTGAGTGGTAGAACAAGTGGGTTTGGTTATAGTTTGAAAGTGATGATATATTTGATGAGGGTGATTGATAACAAATCACTAGAAGTGATTGATTATGTACGTATGTATGTGTTCCTATATATAAAGTTACAATATTTAAAAGCAACAAATCAATAACAGGATCCTGAAAATGTGGGATTGAtaggtttgctttttttttttcaaaatcaataaTATTTCAACATGTATAAATATCCAATCACTGAATGAtatcaagaaaaaaaaataataaataaataaaatataaacgtGCATAAAGAAATTTTAGCCTCACAAGAGATTTATCTACGGATTACTATATTATGCCCgtttgataaatcagtggcggataaaagtacacagaaaaattctatatttttagattaactatatttatttattttggtcattatggtataagattcgatccttaatttgttaaataaaaatcgcatcaactgtccctctcatttatgagtgaaatataaaaagtgttaaaatttattaattagcttctaaatatatttttaataagtctaaagattatatagctcattttcggatcaccgtttattttaaaaattacatatgtttgaatttaacttataatttaatataCTACAATTATTAATCATATTCTAATGCTTaaatcatattttaaaattttaatttaatatacatttacttacatttatatatacatatatatttacaaacaattgttcgtgaatcttcgggaatggtcaaaagagcaaatgcattcatgtaactgttccaaaatttttgagactccacattacagactttgcttatcgtgtaggaaacctataaagattaagtttaaatttggtcgaaaattcccgggtcgtcatagtacctacccgttaaagaaatttcgtcccgaaatttgagtggggtgatcatggctaacaatagaaatgtttttatgacgagtatgagctgataaatagagttttatcattattgaataatacagttaaaataattcgattattcgaagagcacgaatgaagctatcacaaaaaaaaaaattgaaatgaggaaaataagatttgtcttagcttttgacgtagtcagggttgaatttagaaaataaggtgcgtcttagcttctgACGTtgatttggttgaattccggaattcaaggtatttaaaagaaaatcttgaaaatctataagatctgattcttcgggatttatgaaaattaagatctctttaattaaatacgatgatctgccccgattactacgtctgatatttcctttataaatttaccttttccgttccatttattttcaccacttctatactcaattcctaaattcaaaggatttatgaaaatgcttaaccctgttctgatccttgttcttattctaactatcgcaatgatcgttcttctttttcaactcccacctgaagaatctgtttatttctattatgctctagggattattgtatttataatcctcccgtgtctttatattgctataaacattgatatacacggtttgtaatttatgcgttgttatcggctttatatctctccttatatttcaatgtccccctttctgtttcctataatcattgtcatccatagttaatactccctcctatttgctgcaatttatactccaatttctatttcagagctttgtcccttcgtttcttcttctggcgatttggcatctcttgtaatggtccagaattcacagatataagtttcagaatgaacattattagtgttctaaataagaagtaacgtaatagcacaatttgatttgtaaaattaccagattcactgagaatagaactatcaagaatatactttcttgatatgttcagaagttaagcagaatgacagagttatgtaacatggtgcatgatgacgttatgatctgtgaatcatcacgtcccattagaaactcagcatgacttactgtaatataatcacgttgatcaagtgtcattatattatactaactcatgcatcaattcccaacattacttcaataacattcatattttaagctcgaaagtttacagaatatagaaactaacagtttctatatgatgtactactgatagcacgaagagattaatgatttcagataagaatagttataaaaatatctccagaaatatggaggatatttataataaaagatacgatgatatcttggaatttctaatatcgatgggtgatgaagaagatttatccgtaagggtttagattcggaagc
Proteins encoded in this region:
- the LOC139862825 gene encoding cytochrome P450 77A3-like → MDVSSYYHIIIATLALFISGSFLWFKHNSTSNRANLPPGPPGWPMVGNLFQVAGSGKQFFHYVRDLLPLYGPIFTLRMGSRTMIILSSADLAYEALIEKGTIFATRPAENPTRSIFSCNKFTVNASVYGPVWRSLRRNMVQNALSVSKLRTFRHVRDTAMDKLVERLKTEAAANNGVVWVLKNTRFAVFCILLAMCFGVEMDEKTIQEIDNMMKTVLITLDPRIDDFMPLLRPFFSKQRKRAVEVREQQIKLLEPFIEKRRSAVKNPGSDPTAAEFSYIDTLFDLTVEGRKHPPTNPEIVSLCSEFLNGGTDTTATAVEWAIARFIENPSIQTKLYEEIKATLGDKRVDEKDVENMPYLNAVVKELLRKHPPTYFALTHSVTEPVKLGGYDIPVGTNVEFFTPAIAEDPKLWTNPKKFDPDRFITGGEDADITGVTGVKMMPFGVGRRICPGLGMATVHVNLMIARMVQEFEWSSYSKKTKVDFTEKLEFTVVMKNSLRAMIKPRV